One genomic segment of Homo sapiens chromosome 14, GRCh38.p14 Primary Assembly includes these proteins:
- the G2E3 gene encoding G2/M phase-specific E3 ubiquitin-protein ligase isoform X6 translates to MQHLENSSLFEGSLSKNLSLNSQALKENLYYEAGKMLAISLVHGGPSPGFFSKTLFNCLVYGPENTQPILDDVSDFDVAQIIIRINTATTVADLKSIINECYNYLELIGCLRLITTLSDKYMLVKDILGYHVIQRVHTPFESFKQGLKTLGVLEKIQAYPEAFCSILCHKPESLSAKILSELFTVHTLPDVKALGFWNSYLQAVEDGKSTTTMEDILIFATGCSSIPPAGFKPTPSIECLHVDFPVGNKCNNCLAIPITNTYKEFQENMDFTIRNTLRLEKEESSHYIGH, encoded by the exons ATGCAACATCTTGAGAACTCATCATTGTTTGAAGGGTCCTTGTCAAAGAACTTGTCTCTAAATTCTCaag ctctGAAAGAGAATCTTTACTATGAAGCTGGCAAAATGCTTGCCATTTCTTTAGTTCACGGTGGTCCTTCACCTGGTTTCTTTTCTAAAACCTTGTTTAACTGCCTTGTTTATGGACCAGAAAATACCCAGCCAATTTTAGATGATGTTTCAGACTTTGATGTGGCACAGATTATAATCAGG ATAAATACTGCAACAACTGTAGCTGACTTAAAGTCAATAATAAATGAATGCTATAACTACCTTGAGTTAATTGGATGTCTCAGACTTATAACGACATTAAGTGATAAATATATGTTAGTAAAAGACATACTTGGCTACCATGTAATTCAGAGAGTCCACACACCCTTTGAAAG tTTTAAGCAGGGTCTGAAAACCCTTGGTGTTTTGGAGAAAATTCAGGCTTATCCAGAAGCATTTTGTAGCATCCTGTGTCATAAACCTGAGAGTCTTTCTGCAAAAATCCTTAGTGAGCTTTTTACAGTACACACATTACCTGATGTGAAAGCTTTGGGGTTTTGGAACAGTTACTTACAGGCTGTTGAAG ATGGTAAATCTACAACAACAATGGAAGACATTCTTATTTTTGCAACTGGTTGCAGTTCCATTCCTCCAGCTGGATTTAAACCCACTCCTTCAATTGAGTGTCTGCATGTGGATTTTCCTGTTGGAAACAAGTGTAATAACTGTTTAGCAATTCCCATCACCAATACATATAAAGAGTTTCAAGAAAATATGGACTTCACCATAAGAAACACTCTAagactagaaaaggaagaaagttcTCATTACATTGGACATTAA